The Corynebacterium minutissimum genome includes the window ACGGCTCCATTATCGGGTTAGAAATGGACCTGGCACATGCCGTAGCCCAGGTATTGGGCTTAGAGTTTCAGCCAGTAGAGCAAGACTTTTCCATGATTCTCCCGGCTGTCCAGTCAGGCCAAGTTGACCTCGGCGGTTCTGGTTTTACAGATACTCCCGAGCGCCGAGAAAACTTTGACTTCGTCGATATCCTCTATGCCGGTATCCAGTGGGCCGCCCTTACCGATGGACCCCGCGACGTCGACCCCTCCAATCCCTGTGGCCTCACAGTTGCGGTTCAGCGCACCACCGTGTCGGAGACTGATGACCTCCGCCCTAAGCAGGAAGCATGCAACGGTGACCTCACTATTTTGCCGTATGACACGAGCGACAATGCCGCCCTCGCCGTCCTCATGGGCCGCGCCGATGCGCTTTCTGCCGACTCCCCCGTTTCTGCTTGGTCGGTGAACCGCTCGGACGGCCGCATGGAGATGGTCGGCGAAATGTTTGATGCCGCCCCTTACGGCTTCGCAGTGCCCAAGGACTCCGACTTGGGCCCAGCTGTGGCCGCGGCGTTCCAGCACCTCATCGACACCGGCGCGTACGCAGAGATTCTTCAACAATGGGGTGTCGACGAGGGCCTCGTCGAGCACGCCATGATTAATGAAAGGCCGATCAATGACTAACTCTTCCTCTCCGGCAACGTCTACACCCCCGCCTAAAATCGAGGCCCGTCCGCTCCGCCACCCATGGCGCTGGGTTTTCGCGGCTGTTCTTATCCTCTTGGCCGTCTGGTTCATTATTGCCTCGGCCCGCAATGAGGCCTTTGGGTGGGGCACATATGCGCAGTATCTCTTCGATACCCGCATCGCCACTGCGGCCCTGCACACCATCGCCATTACTATCTTGGCCATGATCATCGGTGTGGTGGGTGGCGCCGCCCTCGCCGTTATGCGCATGTCCCCTAACCCGGTGCTCAGGGGCGTGTCCTGGGTCTTCCTGTGGCTCTTCCGCGGCACTCCTATTTATGTCCAGCTGGTGTTTTGGGGCTTGCTGTCTGCCCTCTACCAGTCCATCAACTTGGGCTTTACGGAGATTTCTCTTACCGCCGTGCTCACCAACGCTTTCCTGCTCGCGGTACTGGGCTTGGGCCTCAATGAGGCTGCCTACATGGCCGAGATTGTGCGCTCCGGTATCTCCTCGGTTCCGGAAGGCCAGAAGGAGGCCTGCAAGGCGCTGGGAATGGGCTGGTGGATGACCATGCGCCGCACGGTTCTGCCACAGGCCATGCGCATCATCATCCCGCCGACCGGCAACGAGTTCATCTCCTTGCTCAAGACCTCTTCTTTGGTTGTGGCCATCCCCTACACGGCAGAAATCTTTGGCCGTGCCACGGATATCTCGGCGGCTCTCTTCGAGCCCATTCCGCTCCTCATGGTCGCTGCCACGTGGTACCTCGTCATCACTTCCCTACTCATGGTGGGCCAGTACTTCCTCGAGCGCCGCTTTGAGCGCGGAGCCACGCGCGAACTTACTGGCCGCCAGCTTGCTGCGTTGGCTGACGCTGAAGGCACCATTCCCCGCAACGTGTCCGTCATCCCGGAGGTTAAGAAGTAATGACGACTCCCATGATTTCCGCACAGAACGTGTACAAGTCCTTCGGCCAGCTGGAGGTGCTCAAGGGCATCGACATCACCGTCATGCCTGGTGAGGTGGCATGCCTGCTGGGCCCGTCTGGTTCGGGTAAGTCCACGTTTTTGCGCTGCTGCAACCACTTGGAAAAAGTCACGGCGGGGCGTCTCTACATTGACGGAGAGATCATTGGCTACCGTGAACGCGATGGCGTGCTCTATGAGATCTCCGAAAAGGAGGCCGCCACTCAGCGCCAAGACATCGGCATGGTGTTCCAGCAGTTCAACCTGTTTAGCCACCGCACGGTTCTCGAGAACATCATTGAAGCACCTATCCAGGTCAAGAAGCAGAATCCCCAACAGGCTAAGGAACGTGCCATGGAGCTGCTCGACAAGGTCGGGCTAGCCCACAAGGCTGACGCCTACCCGGTGCAGCTGTCCGGTGGCCAGCAGCAGCGCGTCGCCATTGCCCGAGCTGTGGCCATGGAACCCAAGCTGATGCTTTTC containing:
- a CDS encoding ABC transporter substrate-binding protein → MKKTTAVVSAAGLAVTAMLSGCVTNEEPALPEGWTAPNVDEVPEIAAMYEDADGVLTVGTNPPFAPFEFKDSDGSIIGLEMDLAHAVAQVLGLEFQPVEQDFSMILPAVQSGQVDLGGSGFTDTPERRENFDFVDILYAGIQWAALTDGPRDVDPSNPCGLTVAVQRTTVSETDDLRPKQEACNGDLTILPYDTSDNAALAVLMGRADALSADSPVSAWSVNRSDGRMEMVGEMFDAAPYGFAVPKDSDLGPAVAAAFQHLIDTGAYAEILQQWGVDEGLVEHAMINERPIND
- a CDS encoding amino acid ABC transporter permease encodes the protein MTNSSSPATSTPPPKIEARPLRHPWRWVFAAVLILLAVWFIIASARNEAFGWGTYAQYLFDTRIATAALHTIAITILAMIIGVVGGAALAVMRMSPNPVLRGVSWVFLWLFRGTPIYVQLVFWGLLSALYQSINLGFTEISLTAVLTNAFLLAVLGLGLNEAAYMAEIVRSGISSVPEGQKEACKALGMGWWMTMRRTVLPQAMRIIIPPTGNEFISLLKTSSLVVAIPYTAEIFGRATDISAALFEPIPLLMVAATWYLVITSLLMVGQYFLERRFERGATRELTGRQLAALADAEGTIPRNVSVIPEVKK
- a CDS encoding amino acid ABC transporter ATP-binding protein encodes the protein MTTPMISAQNVYKSFGQLEVLKGIDITVMPGEVACLLGPSGSGKSTFLRCCNHLEKVTAGRLYIDGEIIGYRERDGVLYEISEKEAATQRQDIGMVFQQFNLFSHRTVLENIIEAPIQVKKQNPQQAKERAMELLDKVGLAHKADAYPVQLSGGQQQRVAIARAVAMEPKLMLFDEPTSALDPELVGEVLRVMKELAADGMTMLVVTHEMGFAREVADKIFFMDGGTVVESGTPEQVLDNPQHQRTKDFLSSLL